From a single Rutidosis leptorrhynchoides isolate AG116_Rl617_1_P2 chromosome 5, CSIRO_AGI_Rlap_v1, whole genome shotgun sequence genomic region:
- the LOC139848136 gene encoding uncharacterized protein produces MANSSELTIRPFKLTDANDFLTWASDERVTEYLRWNIINDKETALKYLKEIAIPHPWRRSICWADKSIGYISVKPGTGPDHHRAHISYAISVEFWGRGITTAAVKMAIRMVFRELPFIVRIEGLVEDENKASQKVLEKVGFQKEGYLRKYGFNKGKIRDMIMYSFLSTD; encoded by the coding sequence ATGGCGAACTCATCTGAACTCACTATCCGACCGTTCAAACTCACCGACGCTAACGATTTCTTAACGTGGGCCAGCGACGAAAGAGTAACTGAATATCTCCGATGGAACATCATCAACGATAAAGAAACTGCCCTCAAATATCTTAAAGAAATCGCCATACCACATCCGTGGAGACGATCCATCTGTTGGGCCGATAAATCTATTGGATACATCTCTGTGAAGCCAGGAACAGGCCCTGATCATCATCGAGCTCATATATCGTATGCAATAAGCGTCGAGTTTTGGGGACGTGGTATAACTACTGCGGCAGTGAAGATGGCGATCCGTATGGTGTTTCGGGAATTGCCGTTTATTGTAAGAATTGAAGGTTTAGTTGAGGATGAAAACAAAGCATCACAAAAGGTGTTGGAGAAAGTAGGATTTCAGAAAGAAGGTTACTTGAGGAAATATGGATTTAATAAAGGGAAAATTAGAGATATGATCATGTATAGTTTCTTATCAACAGATTGA